A region of Desulfolithobacter dissulfuricans DNA encodes the following proteins:
- a CDS encoding type II toxin-antitoxin system RelE/ParE family toxin, whose protein sequence is MAKKYKVNITFNAKTDLEHIFFYIAEDSINNAKKFILELEEKIYRLDTMPERFALIPENIFFGTDYRQITHNKYRVIYKISGNSVFIMRVIHGAKLLDL, encoded by the coding sequence GTGGCAAAGAAATATAAAGTCAATATTACATTCAATGCCAAAACAGACCTGGAGCACATCTTCTTCTACATTGCCGAAGACAGCATTAATAATGCAAAAAAATTCATTCTCGAATTAGAAGAAAAAATATACCGTCTTGACACTATGCCAGAAAGATTTGCGTTGATCCCAGAAAACATCTTTTTTGGCACAGATTATCGGCAAATCACACACAATAAATATCGCGTTATATACAAGATAAGCGGCAATTCAGTTTTTATCATGAGAGTGATTCATGGTGCGAAATTATTGGATCTATAA
- a CDS encoding type II toxin-antitoxin system Phd/YefM family antitoxin — translation MPISITEDIRSITDLKRNTNSVLNQIRKTKRPVILTVNGKAEAVLVDAKEYEKISNAFNLLKLLAPAEEDVREGRFSEAKEFFQEFKRGKEI, via the coding sequence ATGCCTATTAGCATTACCGAAGACATCAGGTCAATAACTGATCTGAAGCGAAATACGAATTCCGTTCTGAATCAAATTCGAAAAACAAAGCGCCCCGTTATTTTAACTGTTAATGGAAAGGCCGAGGCAGTATTGGTTGACGCCAAAGAATATGAAAAAATATCAAATGCATTTAATCTGTTAAAGCTCCTCGCACCCGCAGAAGAAGATGTCAGGGAAGGAAGGTTTTCCGAAGCTAAAGAATTTTTCCAGGAGTTCAAACGTGGCAAAGAAATATAA
- a CDS encoding ATP-binding protein, giving the protein MAIRNRFFQDPKQSFFLFGPRGTGKSTWLHQHFPSAHFIDLLAPDIFRSFLARPERLQEVIEGTGAETIIIDEVQKVPELLDVVHLLMERKHGLRFVLTGSSARKLKRTGVDLLAGRAIVKTMHPFMAAETADSFTLESALQTGMVPLVTESINPRETLNSYVAIYLREEVQAEGLVRNIGAFSRFLEAASFSHGSVLNIAAIARECQVQRKTVEGYLQILEDLLLSFRVPIFARRSKRILVAHPKWYYFDAGVFRSLRPSGPIDSPQEIDGAALEGLVAQHLRAWSAYRGTGELFYWRTKSGVEVDFVLYGEKEFYAIEVKNSTRVQGKMLRGLRSFCEDYPEATPVLLYRGRERLRIHNIACVPCQNFLTALSPRQTIAYAIKA; this is encoded by the coding sequence ATGGCGATAAGAAATCGTTTTTTTCAAGATCCAAAGCAGAGCTTTTTCCTCTTCGGGCCACGGGGCACTGGAAAATCAACCTGGCTGCACCAGCATTTCCCCTCTGCGCATTTTATAGATCTCCTGGCACCGGACATTTTTCGATCCTTCCTTGCCAGGCCGGAACGGCTGCAGGAAGTCATTGAAGGGACAGGTGCTGAAACTATCATTATTGATGAGGTGCAGAAGGTCCCGGAACTGCTGGATGTTGTGCACCTGCTCATGGAAAGGAAACATGGTCTGCGATTTGTGCTCACCGGATCGAGTGCAAGAAAACTGAAACGAACCGGCGTTGATCTGCTGGCAGGACGAGCCATTGTCAAAACCATGCACCCCTTTATGGCGGCAGAAACAGCAGATTCCTTTACCCTGGAATCAGCTCTGCAGACCGGGATGGTACCGCTCGTGACGGAATCAATCAATCCCCGGGAAACCCTGAACTCCTATGTTGCAATATACCTCAGGGAAGAAGTTCAGGCCGAGGGTCTTGTGCGCAATATCGGGGCGTTCAGCCGCTTTCTCGAGGCGGCCAGCTTTTCCCATGGCTCTGTCCTGAACATTGCCGCCATCGCTCGGGAATGCCAGGTGCAACGCAAGACCGTAGAGGGATATCTGCAAATCCTGGAAGACCTCCTGCTCTCTTTCCGGGTGCCGATTTTTGCACGGCGATCCAAGCGGATCCTGGTCGCTCACCCGAAATGGTATTATTTCGATGCCGGCGTGTTCCGCTCCCTGCGCCCCTCGGGTCCCATTGACAGCCCGCAGGAGATAGACGGAGCAGCTCTTGAGGGACTTGTAGCCCAGCATCTCCGGGCATGGTCAGCCTACCGTGGTACCGGGGAGCTGTTTTACTGGCGGACCAAATCCGGGGTCGAGGTGGATTTTGTTCTGTATGGAGAAAAAGAATTTTACGCCATTGAAGTGAAAAACAGCACCCGGGTACAGGGAAAAATGCTCAGAGGACTGCGCAGTTTCTGCGAAGATTACCCGGAAGCAACCCCGGTGCTGCTCTATCGGGGCAGGGAACGATTAAGGATACATAATATCGCCTGTGTTCCATGCCAGAATTTTTTAACCGCCCTCTCCCCCAGGCAGACCATCGCTTACGCCATAAAAGCGTAA
- a CDS encoding Wzz/FepE/Etk N-terminal domain-containing protein, whose protein sequence is MSEAPKEKEIIYAYPPFPMEGVQEDEIDLIELWRILWAGKWFILFFSLSCTLAAGLVSIYVLPEEYKSSATLIPNQQDQSAASSLSGLIGNLPLPIALPGQGSSNIMSFLQSRTLKERLIKKYDLLPVLYKDIWDPETRSWMVEEPEDQPTVIKALQGEVLDNFFTVNQDKKTELINLAWVGEDPGFCGQMLERVIGELNFFLDNEYVSDARREREFVEQQLAEATRELEYWERQVPSEQLTLSKITRERLASQAVYTELRKQLELAKITEAKQLETFKVLDAPFVPEQPFKPKKALIVALAFFVSGFMAVLLVFFRNALRNIKQKETPGGEE, encoded by the coding sequence ATGTCAGAAGCACCTAAAGAAAAAGAGATAATTTATGCCTACCCTCCCTTTCCCATGGAAGGGGTGCAGGAAGATGAAATAGATCTGATCGAACTCTGGCGCATCCTCTGGGCCGGAAAATGGTTTATCCTGTTTTTTTCCCTGTCCTGTACCCTGGCTGCCGGGCTGGTGAGCATCTATGTCCTGCCGGAGGAATACAAGTCGTCCGCCACCCTGATCCCCAACCAGCAGGATCAGTCCGCGGCCAGCAGCCTGAGCGGGCTGATCGGCAACCTACCCCTGCCCATTGCCCTGCCCGGCCAGGGTTCGAGTAATATCATGTCGTTTCTCCAGAGCCGGACCTTGAAGGAACGGCTTATCAAAAAGTATGATCTCCTGCCGGTTCTCTATAAAGATATCTGGGATCCCGAGACCCGGAGCTGGATGGTGGAGGAGCCGGAGGATCAACCCACGGTGATAAAGGCGTTACAGGGGGAGGTGCTGGATAATTTTTTTACTGTCAACCAGGATAAGAAAACAGAACTGATCAATCTTGCCTGGGTGGGTGAGGATCCCGGCTTTTGTGGCCAGATGCTGGAGCGGGTGATAGGGGAACTGAATTTTTTCCTGGACAATGAATACGTCTCCGATGCCCGGCGGGAGCGGGAGTTCGTCGAGCAGCAGCTTGCCGAGGCCACCAGGGAGCTGGAATACTGGGAACGCCAGGTGCCCAGCGAGCAACTCACCCTGTCCAAGATCACCCGGGAGCGCCTGGCCTCCCAGGCCGTGTACACCGAGCTGCGCAAGCAGTTGGAACTGGCCAAGATAACCGAGGCCAAGCAGCTGGAGACCTTCAAGGTCCTTGATGCGCCCTTTGTGCCGGAACAGCCGTTCAAGCCGAAAAAAGCATTGATCGTCGCCCTTGCTTTCTTTGTTTCCGGTTTTATGGCTGTCCTGCTGGTGTTTTTCCGTAACGCTCTTCGCAATATCAAGCAGAAAGAGACTCCTGGTGGAGAGGAGTGA
- a CDS encoding Fic family protein, whose product MVENDQNRSTYRLAGYAALIERYDLDVIPNWHRSLVTTSGIRRIDSSEGIVREIYPPRYWPGDTLGDHLEFALKYDGTNLAILASLFREVAEEDFLEYVRSKPTGKYARRLWYLYEFLTGKRLPLDDAKRGNYIDLLEPDEYYTVTPARQVRRQRINDNLLGDRRFCPMVRRTDTLRDFETADLPKRCRRVVSSYSPELLRRALGYLYTRETKSSFEIEHIKPTSTRTERFVALLQLAEQEDFCEKPRLIELQNRIVDPRFRDSDYRTNQNYVGEAIAREKERVHFAGPRPEDLADLMEGLVAAHKRMDVSEVSAVIHAAVIAYGFVFLHPFEDGNGRIHRFLIHNILARRGFTPGSVMFPISASMLKNPANYDASLEAFSRHLMALVEYSLDEEGRMTVHNDTARWYRYINMTPQVEALFGFIDQTIDMELARELKFLANYEETKRAIQEIVDMPDRKIDLFIRFCLQNNGRLSARKRASHFDFLLDEEIVRMEQAVLSAYGSSVLDDD is encoded by the coding sequence ATGGTTGAAAACGATCAGAATAGATCAACTTACAGACTCGCAGGGTATGCGGCACTTATCGAGCGATACGATCTCGATGTTATTCCGAATTGGCACAGGTCCCTGGTGACTACCAGCGGAATCCGCCGGATCGACTCAAGCGAGGGTATAGTCAGGGAGATTTATCCACCCAGGTACTGGCCGGGGGACACACTGGGCGATCATCTTGAATTTGCACTCAAATATGACGGTACTAATCTCGCGATACTCGCCAGCCTGTTTCGGGAAGTTGCAGAGGAAGATTTTCTCGAATATGTCCGCTCCAAACCAACCGGAAAATATGCCAGGCGACTGTGGTATCTGTACGAGTTTCTAACCGGTAAAAGGCTCCCGCTGGATGACGCGAAGCGGGGTAACTATATTGATCTTCTCGAACCGGATGAATATTACACGGTCACCCCGGCCCGCCAGGTTCGTCGTCAGCGAATCAACGATAATTTACTGGGTGATCGACGATTTTGCCCAATGGTTCGCCGCACAGATACCCTTCGTGACTTCGAAACAGCCGATCTTCCCAAGCGATGCCGCAGGGTCGTGTCCAGCTATTCCCCGGAATTGCTGAGGAGGGCTCTGGGCTACCTGTACACCAGGGAGACAAAGTCGTCTTTTGAGATCGAACATATCAAGCCTACATCGACCCGGACCGAGCGATTTGTAGCACTGCTTCAACTGGCTGAGCAGGAAGACTTCTGTGAAAAACCGCGCTTGATCGAGCTTCAGAATCGCATTGTCGATCCACGGTTTCGTGATTCCGACTACCGGACGAACCAGAATTATGTCGGAGAGGCAATCGCCAGGGAGAAGGAAAGGGTACACTTCGCAGGCCCAAGGCCTGAGGATCTGGCCGACCTGATGGAGGGCCTGGTAGCCGCCCACAAGCGCATGGACGTGAGCGAGGTGTCCGCCGTGATTCACGCTGCCGTTATCGCCTATGGGTTCGTTTTCCTGCACCCATTCGAAGACGGCAATGGTCGAATCCACCGTTTCCTGATTCACAACATCCTTGCCCGCCGAGGCTTTACGCCGGGAAGCGTCATGTTTCCCATATCGGCATCTATGCTGAAGAATCCTGCCAACTATGACGCCTCTCTGGAAGCATTCTCACGGCATCTTATGGCCCTGGTGGAATACTCGCTTGATGAAGAAGGCCGGATGACCGTTCATAACGATACTGCCAGGTGGTATCGCTATATAAATATGACGCCCCAGGTGGAGGCACTCTTCGGATTCATAGATCAGACCATTGACATGGAGCTCGCCCGCGAACTCAAATTCCTGGCAAACTACGAAGAGACCAAGAGAGCCATCCAGGAGATCGTGGATATGCCCGACCGGAAGATCGACCTCTTCATTCGCTTCTGCCTGCAAAACAATGGCAGACTCTCGGCACGTAAACGCGCGAGTCACTTCGATTTCCTGCTGGATGAAGAAATCGTCCGTATGGAACAGGCTGTGCTGTCCGCCTACGGAAGTAGTGTCTTGGACGATGATTGA
- a CDS encoding type II toxin-antitoxin system VapC family toxin, with the protein MRFLALIGELPITVIQESPDRMTREIVALARKHQLSTYDASYLDLAMRKGLPIATQDTALKRVALECSVEIFDPAGLQGQLSKDGAM; encoded by the coding sequence GTGCGTTTTCTTGCCTTGATCGGTGAGCTTCCAATTACGGTCATTCAGGAATCCCCTGACCGAATGACAAGGGAAATCGTGGCCCTGGCCCGGAAGCATCAACTGTCGACATACGATGCATCGTATCTGGATCTGGCGATGCGCAAAGGGCTGCCCATTGCAACACAGGATACGGCCCTGAAAAGGGTGGCTTTGGAATGCAGTGTGGAGATATTTGATCCTGCAGGGTTGCAGGGGCAGTTGTCGAAAGATGGTGCAATGTGA
- a CDS encoding type II toxin-antitoxin system VapC family toxin: MKKILLDTNGYAAFKNGVDDAVEIIRLAEKIGMSVVVLGELIAGFVVGRKESRNRLELNEFLSSPRVSLLFVDDETTEYYARIFSQLRGDGLPIPTNDLWIAATALQHGYAVFTYDKHFSAVNNLITCQTPSDILP; this comes from the coding sequence ATGAAAAAAATTCTTCTTGATACCAATGGTTATGCAGCCTTTAAAAATGGAGTTGATGATGCTGTCGAGATCATTCGCCTGGCTGAAAAAATTGGTATGAGTGTTGTGGTTCTTGGTGAATTAATTGCTGGTTTTGTAGTCGGGCGGAAAGAATCTCGAAACCGGCTGGAACTGAATGAATTTTTGAGCTCACCACGCGTATCGCTGTTATTTGTGGATGATGAAACTACAGAGTATTATGCCAGGATTTTCAGTCAATTAAGGGGAGATGGACTGCCAATTCCGACAAATGACCTCTGGATTGCCGCCACAGCTTTGCAACATGGTTACGCGGTATTCACTTATGACAAGCATTTCTCGGCTGTGAATAACCTTATTACCTGTCAGACCCCTAGTGATATATTGCCATAG
- a CDS encoding polysaccharide biosynthesis protein: MQRYVFNRWAAFVHDMLWVPLALIMAYLLRFNFDSIPPVHLQTLYKLLLLAIPVQGIIFWIFGLYLGLWRFASIPDIVRILKAVGLGTLVIAVSSGLLTRFQGIPRSVFILYPILLTAGLCGSRLLYRWLKDHRLTLHKKVGKRTLIVGAGRAGELLVRDLLHRPEYEPLAFLDDDPGLKRREIHGVRVVGGTDEIPSIVRDMGIELVILAIPSADKKVLSHLVHLCREADVACQTLPSVLEMKGMEVEAGRLRPVTVDDLLGRETVQLDLDAIAGYLSGKTVLVTGGGGSIGSELCRQIAALEPGRLIIFDNGEFNLYSIDHELRKEYPYLQLETVLGDVKNPERVNWVFATWRPEVVFHAAAYKHVPMVEWNPAEGVCNNVFGTRCVADAADRFQADRFVLVSTDKAVNPANVMGVTKRIAELYCQNLNQRSSVKFITTRFGNVLGSAGSVVPLFQRQIEEGGPVTVTHPEITRYFMTIPESVSLILQAGAMGEGGEIFVLDMGEPVLIRRLAEQMITLSGLVPGEDIEIVYTGLRPGEKLYEEIFHESEDLRTTEHPKLLLARSRQVDWEWLTEEFARLRQAAVSRDVGKLKEYLQNIVPEYRNGGHGGQSSRDSRSCGGDAGLHSRARAR; this comes from the coding sequence ATGCAACGATATGTGTTCAACCGCTGGGCCGCGTTTGTGCATGATATGCTGTGGGTTCCGCTTGCGCTTATTATGGCGTACCTGCTGCGGTTTAACTTTGACAGCATCCCGCCTGTTCACCTGCAGACACTGTATAAGCTTCTCCTTCTGGCTATTCCTGTTCAGGGAATAATTTTCTGGATATTTGGCCTGTACCTGGGCCTGTGGCGTTTTGCCTCCATTCCGGATATTGTCCGGATTCTTAAAGCTGTCGGCCTGGGAACGCTGGTTATTGCCGTGTCCAGCGGGTTGCTTACCCGTTTCCAGGGTATTCCCCGTTCTGTTTTCATTCTCTATCCTATCCTGCTCACCGCGGGATTATGCGGCTCCAGGTTGTTGTACCGCTGGCTGAAAGATCATCGGTTGACTCTCCATAAGAAGGTCGGTAAACGGACGCTTATTGTCGGTGCAGGTAGGGCCGGAGAACTGCTGGTCCGGGATCTGCTGCACCGGCCGGAGTATGAGCCCCTTGCTTTTCTTGACGATGATCCAGGCTTGAAAAGAAGGGAAATTCACGGGGTGCGGGTTGTCGGTGGAACAGATGAAATTCCGTCGATTGTGCGGGACATGGGTATCGAGCTGGTCATCCTGGCGATTCCCTCGGCCGATAAAAAGGTCCTGAGTCACCTGGTCCACCTCTGTCGCGAGGCAGATGTCGCCTGTCAGACCTTGCCATCAGTGCTTGAGATGAAGGGGATGGAGGTGGAGGCGGGCCGTCTGCGGCCGGTAACCGTCGATGACCTGCTGGGCCGGGAAACCGTGCAGCTCGACCTGGATGCCATTGCCGGATACCTGTCCGGGAAGACCGTGCTGGTGACCGGCGGGGGAGGGTCCATCGGCTCCGAGCTCTGTCGCCAGATTGCCGCCCTTGAGCCTGGCCGGCTGATTATTTTTGATAACGGCGAGTTCAATCTTTATTCCATCGATCATGAGTTGCGCAAAGAATATCCGTATCTGCAGCTCGAGACCGTTCTTGGCGATGTGAAGAATCCGGAACGGGTCAACTGGGTTTTCGCCACCTGGAGGCCCGAAGTGGTCTTCCATGCTGCCGCCTACAAGCATGTTCCCATGGTGGAGTGGAATCCGGCCGAGGGCGTATGCAACAACGTGTTCGGCACCCGGTGCGTCGCCGATGCCGCTGACCGCTTCCAGGCGGACCGGTTTGTCCTGGTGTCCACCGACAAGGCCGTGAACCCGGCAAATGTCATGGGGGTGACCAAGCGCATCGCCGAGCTTTATTGTCAGAACCTGAATCAGCGTTCTTCGGTGAAATTCATCACCACCCGCTTTGGCAATGTCCTGGGTTCTGCCGGTTCGGTGGTGCCGCTCTTCCAGAGACAGATCGAGGAAGGAGGTCCGGTTACCGTGACCCATCCCGAGATTACCCGCTATTTCATGACCATCCCGGAATCGGTCAGCCTGATCCTGCAGGCCGGGGCCATGGGCGAGGGAGGGGAGATCTTTGTTCTCGACATGGGAGAGCCGGTGTTGATCAGGCGCCTGGCGGAGCAGATGATTACCCTTTCCGGCCTGGTACCGGGCGAGGATATCGAGATTGTCTATACCGGCTTGCGGCCCGGGGAAAAGCTGTACGAGGAGATTTTCCACGAGAGCGAAGACCTGAGGACCACCGAGCACCCCAAGCTGCTGCTTGCCAGGAGCCGCCAGGTGGACTGGGAGTGGTTGACGGAGGAGTTTGCCCGGTTACGGCAGGCGGCTGTTTCAAGGGATGTGGGTAAGCTGAAAGAGTATCTGCAAAATATTGTCCCCGAGTACCGAAACGGTGGTCACGGCGGGCAATCCTCTCGTGACAGCCGCTCCTGCGGGGGTGATGCTGGCCTCCATTCCCGTGCTCGTGCTCGTTAA
- a CDS encoding DUF1778 domain-containing protein, giving the protein MAHTETRKAPINIRALDAQRNLIDRAAAILNKNRSEFMLEAACREAENVLLDQRLFLLTEKDFKAFEVALSNPVAENGVMMDLLASKSPWEK; this is encoded by the coding sequence ATGGCACATACGGAAACACGCAAGGCGCCGATCAATATCAGGGCGCTGGACGCACAGCGGAACCTGATTGACAGAGCCGCTGCCATACTGAACAAAAACCGATCAGAATTCATGCTGGAGGCAGCTTGCCGTGAAGCAGAGAATGTCTTGCTTGATCAACGGCTTTTCCTCTTGACGGAGAAAGATTTCAAGGCATTTGAAGTGGCGTTGAGTAACCCTGTCGCCGAAAACGGGGTAATGATGGACCTGTTAGCGAGTAAATCCCCATGGGAGAAATAA
- a CDS encoding type II toxin-antitoxin system Phd/YefM family antitoxin, producing METTGAYEAKTHLPQLLKRVAKGEKITITRHGVPVAVLQAPEADRKVPTKEVIDELLKFRKRHALHGLSIREMIEEGRR from the coding sequence ATGGAAACCACAGGCGCTTACGAGGCAAAGACCCATTTGCCCCAGTTATTGAAGAGGGTGGCCAAAGGGGAGAAAATCACCATCACCAGGCACGGTGTGCCGGTAGCTGTATTGCAGGCTCCTGAGGCAGACCGAAAGGTTCCGACGAAAGAGGTTATTGATGAGTTGTTAAAGTTCAGGAAAAGACACGCTCTGCATGGTCTTTCAATCCGTGAAATGATTGAAGAGGGCAGGCGCTGA
- a CDS encoding SLBB domain-containing protein: protein MQNVPNAPALLSAARAQGEAGSGEVSAAEGEGAEGEGATAEQKVDTLRPAAFSSIEQLYRQQYNSPLARSLTQYGYNLFQTSTNYTSKLAVPGDSYIIGPGDKLRIRIWGNGQDAAYTGTVRRDGTIDVPQIGIIPVAGTPFGKLEDVFRSEAEKYIQGINLSVSLAELRSVEIYVIGEVSRPGLHLVPPFSTVIGGLISGGGVKKSGSLRTIKLFRDGTLVQVVDLYTLLLYGSREQDLPLQDGDVLFVPRIGPTAAVAGAVLQPAIYELTSEKTAADLLELAGGALPQTFTRKLLLRRFVDNQEFVIKDIDQRSGSADLAKVSIQNGDLLELQYLGATWPEVVRLEGNVWAPDIFKYRPGLKLSDILTDPSLLKPDSIIEFGLLHRYDPQTTRYRVERFPLARVFQHDYDAELAPYDRLEILSRKEYNIKEPVQLMGSVWRPGEYTYTPGLTLGDLLGMAGGFRFEADTGRIDLSRQEIRNGEVTTINKTLSADTNGDFPLQPYDYIYVRHVKDAASFKSVSITGEVKFPGTYRIRDGERLSDLIERAGGFTDKAYFYGAYFVSAKAKLIQQKSINKMIDDLELRVQSVLSDKAQTLATDKDAALIAGQQQALKGLIGRLRQVRATGRMSITLGPLASIKGTDFDFELHEGDSLHVPQKPNFVSVVGSVYNANSFLYRENLSLKDYLDRAGGPTKTADRKAVYVVKANGEVLASSQGSFFNSFWNYKPMPGDTVVVPENLDRLPYMQLIGNISDILFKIATTAGIIFAI from the coding sequence ATGCAAAATGTGCCCAACGCGCCAGCCTTGCTTTCCGCTGCCAGGGCCCAGGGTGAGGCAGGATCCGGCGAGGTGTCGGCTGCTGAAGGTGAGGGGGCAGAAGGCGAGGGAGCCACTGCCGAGCAGAAGGTGGATACGCTACGTCCGGCCGCGTTTTCCTCCATCGAACAGCTCTACCGGCAGCAGTACAACTCGCCCCTGGCCCGGTCGCTTACGCAGTATGGCTACAACCTGTTCCAGACCTCGACCAATTACACTTCCAAGCTGGCGGTCCCCGGGGATAGCTACATCATCGGCCCGGGTGACAAGCTCCGCATCCGCATCTGGGGCAATGGCCAGGATGCTGCCTATACCGGCACCGTCCGCCGGGACGGGACCATCGATGTGCCGCAGATCGGAATCATTCCGGTGGCCGGCACGCCTTTTGGCAAGCTGGAAGATGTTTTTCGCAGCGAGGCGGAAAAGTATATCCAGGGTATCAATCTCAGTGTTTCCCTGGCCGAGCTGCGCAGTGTGGAAATTTACGTGATCGGCGAGGTCTCGCGGCCCGGCCTGCACCTGGTGCCACCCTTTTCCACGGTGATCGGTGGCCTGATCAGTGGGGGCGGGGTGAAGAAGAGCGGTTCCCTGCGGACCATCAAGCTGTTTCGCGATGGTACCCTGGTCCAGGTGGTGGATCTGTACACCCTTCTCCTGTACGGTTCCCGCGAGCAGGATCTGCCGCTCCAGGATGGGGATGTGCTCTTTGTCCCCCGGATCGGGCCAACCGCCGCAGTGGCCGGGGCCGTGCTCCAGCCGGCGATTTATGAACTCACCAGCGAAAAAACTGCTGCCGATCTGCTGGAACTGGCCGGCGGGGCACTTCCCCAGACCTTCACCCGGAAACTCCTCCTGCGGCGGTTTGTCGACAACCAGGAATTTGTCATCAAGGATATCGACCAGCGCAGTGGCTCTGCAGACCTGGCAAAGGTATCCATACAGAATGGTGATCTCCTTGAGCTGCAGTACCTGGGTGCCACCTGGCCGGAAGTCGTCCGGTTGGAGGGCAATGTCTGGGCGCCGGATATCTTTAAGTATCGGCCAGGGCTGAAGCTGTCTGATATACTGACAGATCCCTCCCTGCTCAAGCCGGACTCGATCATCGAGTTTGGCCTGCTCCACCGCTATGACCCGCAGACCACCCGCTACCGGGTGGAGCGTTTTCCGCTGGCCAGGGTTTTTCAGCATGACTATGATGCCGAACTGGCGCCCTATGATCGTTTAGAGATACTCTCCCGCAAGGAATATAATATCAAGGAGCCGGTCCAGTTGATGGGTAGTGTCTGGCGCCCCGGCGAGTATACCTACACACCGGGCCTCACCCTGGGCGACCTGCTGGGGATGGCCGGAGGTTTCCGGTTCGAGGCCGACACCGGCCGCATCGATCTCAGCCGGCAGGAGATCCGTAACGGCGAGGTGACCACCATCAACAAGACGCTTTCGGCGGACACCAATGGTGATTTTCCGCTCCAGCCCTATGATTATATCTATGTTCGCCATGTGAAGGACGCGGCCAGTTTCAAGAGTGTCTCCATTACCGGCGAGGTAAAGTTTCCCGGCACCTACCGCATCCGTGATGGAGAGCGCCTTTCCGACCTGATCGAGCGGGCCGGGGGCTTCACCGACAAGGCCTATTTCTATGGTGCCTATTTTGTCTCGGCCAAGGCGAAGTTGATCCAGCAGAAGAGCATAAACAAGATGATCGACGACCTGGAGCTGCGGGTCCAGTCCGTTCTTTCCGACAAGGCCCAGACACTGGCCACCGACAAGGATGCCGCTCTGATCGCAGGTCAGCAGCAGGCCCTGAAGGGGCTCATCGGTCGCCTGCGGCAGGTCAGGGCCACCGGCAGGATGAGCATTACCCTGGGGCCCCTGGCCTCGATCAAAGGTACGGATTTCGACTTCGAGCTCCACGAGGGTGACAGCCTCCATGTGCCCCAGAAGCCGAACTTCGTCTCTGTGGTTGGCAGCGTGTATAATGCCAACTCGTTTCTCTACCGTGAAAATTTATCCCTGAAGGACTACCTGGACAGGGCTGGCGGGCCGACCAAAACAGCGGATAGGAAGGCCGTGTACGTGGTCAAGGCCAATGGCGAAGTATTGGCCTCTTCCCAAGGCAGTTTCTTCAACAGCTTCTGGAACTACAAGCCCATGCCCGGCGATACCGTCGTGGTTCCGGAGAATCTGGACCGACTGCCGTACATGCAGCTCATAGGAAATATCTCGGATATCCTATTCAAGATCGCCACCACTGCAGGTATTATCTTTGCGATTTAA
- a CDS encoding GNAT family N-acetyltransferase, with product MGEITAPEPITSAHILADFDCGVSSLNDWLKRQALKNEVSGASRTFVACKDLQVIGFYALAAGSVIRRQAPGKSKRKMPEPIPVMVLGRLAVDFRWQKNGIGRGLLKDAVLRTIQAAKYAGMRALVVHALSEESRKFYLRHGFLESPLNQFTLMLPSGGVKI from the coding sequence ATGGGAGAAATAACCGCGCCGGAACCAATTACCTCGGCGCATATCCTGGCTGATTTCGATTGCGGTGTATCTTCGCTCAATGACTGGCTGAAAAGGCAAGCTCTAAAAAATGAAGTGTCCGGGGCTTCCCGGACTTTTGTTGCCTGTAAGGATCTGCAGGTTATCGGTTTTTACGCATTGGCTGCCGGTAGTGTCATTCGGCGGCAGGCGCCTGGAAAAAGCAAACGTAAAATGCCGGAACCAATTCCTGTCATGGTTCTGGGAAGACTGGCAGTGGATTTTCGCTGGCAGAAAAACGGCATTGGCAGGGGGCTGCTGAAAGATGCCGTTTTGCGAACCATCCAGGCGGCAAAATATGCGGGGATGAGGGCGCTGGTTGTTCATGCGCTGTCTGAAGAATCGAGAAAATTTTATCTCCGGCACGGTTTCCTGGAGTCGCCTTTAAACCAGTTCACACTGATGCTGCCATCGGGCGGCGTGAAAATTTAA
- a CDS encoding FitA-like ribbon-helix-helix domain-containing protein — MPGFSLRGIDEKVHRALKERAERSGISINALILDCIHKGLGIGGDRRNKYHDLDHLAGTWTDREKEEFLAAIRDFEVIDEGLWK; from the coding sequence ATGCCTGGTTTCAGTTTGCGGGGAATAGATGAAAAGGTACACAGGGCTCTTAAAGAAAGAGCGGAACGTTCCGGGATCAGTATAAATGCCCTTATACTTGACTGCATCCATAAAGGCCTGGGGATTGGGGGTGATAGAAGGAATAAATATCACGATCTCGATCATTTGGCAGGTACGTGGACCGACAGGGAAAAAGAGGAATTCCTTGCCGCTATCAGAGACTTTGAAGTGATAGATGAAGGACTCTGGAAATGA